One genomic region from Solwaraspora sp. WMMD792 encodes:
- a CDS encoding glycoside hydrolase family 11 protein: protein MSATPGANSTSSRIRLLTSAACAALLAVTATVPAGTAHADEAHSRPVVTTNQTGTHDGHFYAYWKDMGDSTMVLGPQGQYGARWTGINNWFGGKGWATGGRRTVNYCGTFHPGGNSYLALYGYTTNPLTEYYVVENWGTYRPTGTPMGTVLSEGGTYDIYRVQLGVGSTPYYRYYSVRQQKRSSGTIDTGDHFDAWARAGMHLGTTMGYMIMATEGYQSSGWSHVTVDSVPTGRCAPAPQLPR, encoded by the coding sequence ATGAGCGCGACGCCCGGTGCCAACTCGACGAGCAGCCGGATCAGACTACTGACCAGCGCCGCCTGCGCCGCACTTCTTGCGGTCACGGCGACCGTGCCGGCCGGCACTGCCCACGCCGACGAAGCCCATTCCCGCCCGGTGGTGACCACCAACCAGACCGGCACCCACGACGGCCACTTCTACGCCTACTGGAAGGACATGGGCGACAGCACCATGGTCCTGGGACCGCAGGGCCAGTACGGCGCCCGGTGGACCGGCATCAACAACTGGTTCGGCGGCAAGGGCTGGGCTACCGGTGGCCGACGGACCGTCAACTACTGCGGCACCTTCCACCCGGGCGGCAACTCCTATCTGGCGCTGTACGGGTACACGACCAACCCGCTCACCGAGTACTACGTGGTGGAGAACTGGGGCACCTACCGGCCGACCGGTACGCCGATGGGCACCGTCCTCAGCGAGGGCGGCACCTACGACATCTACCGGGTCCAACTCGGCGTCGGCAGCACGCCGTACTACCGGTACTACAGCGTCCGTCAGCAGAAGCGCTCCAGCGGGACCATCGACACCGGCGACCACTTCGACGCGTGGGCCCGCGCCGGCATGCACCTCGGCACCACCATGGGCTACATGATCATGGCAACCGAGGGTTACCAGAGCAGCGGGTGGTCCCACGTCACGGTGGACAGTGTCCCGACGGGACGGTGCGCTCCGGCGCCTCAGCTGCCCCGGTGA
- a CDS encoding DUF3237 family protein — MRLALRRYLIAGAISAVLAVAVGGIATSAHAATGCRVAYTVSSQWPGGFGANVAVTNLGDPISSWRLTWSFAAGQQITQLWNGSASQTGAQVAVANAAWNGSLATGSSASFGFNGTWNDATNPAPTDFALNGAPCTGSTIPSGSPSAPNPPTPSATPTPTPSTTPGDLEPTIVPDPSWTCNMPTGIVPPTRGRLVLRVVAQFGAIREVGATQYGHRRLLDVTGGSFVGERLSGTVLTGGLDLELTLTNGAVEVEQINVLRAADGTLIYLRSCGVAPSGDAAVRIVPDFEAPSSSPYAWLNTGTFVGTRVLDTATNTVELTVYDVSGVSPTEPRIQLTDPAGLPHQQWNCATGSGTRGASVFTASVTLGSSLAIGASKRGTRTIIPITGGTISGRVAGSILAGGADYQLSGSTTTLDARYTLSTSDGELILVRNCGAFGRLVPTFEARAAGPYAFLNANTWLSSDPGFAPGGVSITFYERR, encoded by the coding sequence ATGAGGCTCGCTCTTCGTCGGTACCTGATCGCGGGGGCGATCTCCGCTGTTCTCGCCGTCGCGGTCGGCGGCATCGCCACGTCGGCGCACGCCGCCACGGGATGCCGGGTGGCCTACACCGTCTCCAGCCAGTGGCCTGGTGGTTTCGGCGCCAACGTGGCCGTCACCAACCTGGGTGATCCGATCAGCAGCTGGCGGCTGACCTGGTCGTTCGCCGCCGGACAACAGATCACTCAGCTCTGGAACGGATCCGCCAGTCAGACCGGCGCCCAGGTCGCCGTTGCCAACGCCGCTTGGAACGGCTCCCTCGCCACCGGGTCGAGCGCGTCGTTCGGATTCAACGGGACGTGGAACGACGCCACCAATCCGGCCCCGACCGACTTCGCGCTCAACGGCGCCCCCTGCACCGGTAGTACGATTCCGTCCGGATCACCGTCCGCGCCGAACCCGCCGACGCCGAGTGCCACACCCACACCCACCCCGAGTACGACGCCGGGCGACCTGGAGCCGACGATCGTGCCCGACCCGTCCTGGACGTGCAACATGCCCACTGGCATCGTGCCACCGACCCGAGGCCGGCTCGTGCTGCGTGTCGTGGCCCAGTTCGGTGCCATCCGCGAGGTCGGCGCGACCCAGTACGGCCATCGTCGCCTGCTCGACGTGACGGGCGGCTCGTTCGTCGGAGAGCGGCTCAGCGGCACCGTCCTGACCGGCGGACTGGACCTGGAGCTCACCCTCACCAACGGAGCCGTCGAGGTCGAGCAGATCAACGTCCTGCGCGCGGCTGACGGCACCCTCATCTACCTGCGTAGCTGCGGTGTCGCCCCCTCCGGCGACGCCGCCGTCCGGATCGTGCCCGACTTCGAGGCACCGAGCTCCAGCCCGTACGCCTGGCTGAACACGGGCACGTTCGTCGGCACCCGGGTGCTCGACACCGCGACGAACACCGTCGAACTCACCGTCTACGACGTCTCCGGCGTGTCCCCGACCGAGCCTCGGATCCAGCTCACCGACCCCGCCGGCCTGCCCCACCAGCAATGGAACTGCGCCACCGGCAGCGGTACGAGGGGTGCCAGCGTTTTCACCGCATCCGTCACGCTCGGCTCCAGCCTCGCCATCGGTGCCAGCAAGCGCGGCACCCGGACGATCATCCCCATCACCGGCGGGACGATCAGCGGTCGGGTGGCCGGATCGATCCTCGCCGGCGGTGCGGACTACCAGTTGAGTGGCTCGACCACGACGCTGGACGCCCGGTACACCTTGTCGACCAGCGACGGCGAGTTGATCCTGGTCCGCAACTGCGGGGCGTTCGGTCGGCTGGTGCCGACCTTCGAGGCCCGGGCGGCCGGCCCGTACGCCTTCCTCAACGCGAACACCTGGTTGAGCTCCGACCCCGGCTTCGCACCGGGCGGAGTGAGCATTACCTTCTACGAACGCCGGTAG
- a CDS encoding tetratricopeptide repeat protein — MARDPDAAGHPLDLLRLLRQRALLTQEELAERSGLSVGTVRGLESGRIRRPRPVSVRLLADALALTEPDRRRLVAAAQAAQDRRISPTRTPPPPQLPVPRQLPPDVADFTGRSTRSARLRRLLTDSGPPRGVVIFGQAGVGKTALAVHVAHQVTKHFRDGLVLVNLRGMDPQPLPAADALGHVLRSLGVNPPQIPAGVDERVALYRSLLGSRRVLVLLDNAVDTSQVRPLLPGSGTSRVLVTSRGPLPVLTPDLAAVNLELLTQREAVALLIRIVGRDRVTGQREAAEHIATLCGRLPLALRIAGARLAGRPHWPLSRLAERLADSRRRLDELAAGDLEVRASLGLSITALAEPCRQALTLLGGLWSGEFTGWLAAAAVNRPTAETEEILEQLVEAQLLDACGGGGPGHQRYRFHDLVRDVARERFTALPAAQRAETARRALDASAQAVHRAAGCLLGTAEQLPGAAPAADGHRAAPIVITSAADAMAWFAVERTSLTAAVGYAAGVGLAGHAWRIAHNSAVFFELRADWDDWRRTHDVALAAVGPAGDRRGEAALRWGLGQLGLDRGVTAEAREHLDRARELAERIRDIGLQARTLRALGDLHWLDSRPSQAEEHYRRGLALATAAGHRASEARCLRGLGELQRDTGRFDEAVRTLTRAVAVVNRCPDRRIAPYALSALGNTHLLAGRPQPAIRSFQQAVAVARSLGDTRAAIQGQRGLADAYRAAGRPGDALQILQEVLVTVRRLGEDIGEVQTLRRLGEALTDLGEYERAVTELRRALNTIGRIGFSRIEAEVRYALGRAELASGDRDAAGRLLGEARRLFERCGMLARTTEVDSQLAAAGIAAR; from the coding sequence ATGGCCAGGGATCCGGACGCCGCCGGGCACCCACTGGATCTGCTACGACTGCTGCGGCAACGGGCGCTGCTCACCCAGGAGGAGCTCGCCGAGCGATCGGGGCTGAGCGTCGGTACGGTACGCGGGCTGGAGTCGGGCCGGATCCGTCGGCCACGGCCGGTCTCGGTGCGACTACTCGCCGACGCGCTGGCGCTGACCGAGCCCGACCGCCGTCGGTTGGTCGCCGCTGCCCAGGCCGCTCAGGACCGCCGGATTAGCCCGACCCGAACACCCCCGCCACCGCAACTGCCGGTGCCCCGGCAGCTACCACCGGACGTCGCCGACTTCACCGGCCGCAGCACCCGGTCGGCGCGACTGCGCCGGTTGCTGACCGACTCCGGGCCCCCGCGCGGCGTCGTCATCTTCGGCCAGGCCGGCGTCGGCAAGACCGCTCTGGCCGTACACGTGGCCCACCAGGTCACCAAGCACTTCCGCGACGGCCTCGTACTGGTCAACCTGCGCGGAATGGATCCACAGCCGCTGCCGGCCGCCGATGCCCTCGGTCACGTCCTGCGCTCACTCGGGGTGAATCCGCCCCAGATACCGGCCGGTGTGGACGAGCGCGTCGCGCTCTACCGGAGCCTGCTCGGCAGCCGCCGGGTGCTGGTACTGCTGGACAACGCCGTCGACACCAGTCAGGTGCGGCCGCTGCTGCCGGGCAGTGGAACCAGCCGGGTGCTGGTGACCAGCCGCGGACCGCTACCGGTACTCACGCCGGACCTCGCCGCCGTCAATCTGGAGCTGCTCACCCAACGGGAAGCGGTGGCACTACTGATCAGGATCGTCGGCCGGGACCGGGTGACCGGCCAACGGGAGGCGGCCGAGCATATCGCCACCCTCTGCGGCCGGCTCCCGTTGGCGCTGCGGATCGCCGGGGCCCGGCTCGCCGGACGACCGCACTGGCCGCTGTCCCGGCTCGCCGAGCGTCTGGCCGACAGCCGGCGGCGGCTCGACGAACTGGCCGCCGGGGACCTTGAGGTGCGGGCCAGCCTCGGGTTGAGCATCACTGCCCTGGCCGAACCGTGCCGGCAGGCGCTGACGCTGCTCGGCGGGCTGTGGAGCGGGGAGTTCACCGGCTGGCTCGCCGCGGCGGCCGTGAACCGGCCGACGGCCGAGACCGAGGAGATCCTCGAACAGCTGGTGGAAGCGCAACTGCTCGACGCCTGCGGGGGCGGCGGGCCGGGGCACCAGCGGTACCGGTTCCACGACCTGGTTCGGGACGTCGCGCGGGAACGATTCACCGCCCTGCCCGCCGCTCAACGCGCCGAGACCGCCCGACGCGCCCTCGATGCCTCTGCGCAGGCCGTTCACCGGGCCGCCGGGTGTCTTCTGGGTACGGCCGAACAGCTCCCTGGAGCGGCACCAGCCGCCGACGGTCACCGCGCCGCCCCGATCGTGATCACGAGCGCCGCCGACGCCATGGCGTGGTTCGCCGTCGAACGGACCAGTCTGACCGCCGCAGTCGGCTACGCGGCAGGTGTCGGGCTGGCCGGTCACGCCTGGCGGATCGCCCACAACAGTGCGGTGTTCTTCGAGCTTCGCGCCGACTGGGACGACTGGCGGCGGACCCACGACGTCGCACTCGCCGCCGTCGGCCCGGCGGGTGACCGACGCGGCGAAGCGGCGCTGCGCTGGGGGCTGGGGCAGCTCGGGCTCGACCGGGGTGTGACCGCCGAAGCCCGGGAGCATCTGGATCGTGCCCGCGAGCTGGCCGAACGAATCCGCGACATCGGTCTGCAGGCACGGACGCTACGCGCTCTGGGTGACCTGCACTGGCTGGACAGCCGGCCTTCACAGGCCGAGGAGCACTACCGGCGGGGACTCGCGCTGGCCACTGCGGCTGGCCACCGGGCCAGCGAGGCCCGCTGTCTGCGTGGCCTCGGCGAGCTGCAACGCGACACCGGCCGGTTCGACGAAGCAGTACGCACCCTCACTCGTGCCGTGGCGGTGGTCAACCGCTGCCCGGACCGCCGGATCGCACCGTACGCGCTGAGCGCGCTGGGCAACACGCACCTGCTCGCCGGCCGCCCGCAGCCGGCGATCCGGTCCTTCCAGCAGGCCGTCGCCGTCGCCCGTTCGCTCGGCGACACCCGGGCTGCGATACAGGGTCAGCGTGGTCTTGCCGACGCGTACCGCGCCGCCGGCCGCCCCGGCGACGCGCTACAGATCCTGCAGGAAGTGCTGGTCACGGTACGCCGGCTGGGCGAGGACATCGGCGAGGTCCAGACTCTGCGGCGCCTCGGTGAGGCGCTGACCGACCTGGGCGAGTACGAGCGGGCCGTCACCGAGTTGCGGCGGGCGCTGAACACCATCGGCCGGATCGGTTTCAGCCGGATCGAGGCAGAGGTCAGGTACGCCCTGGGGCGTGCCGAGCTCGCAAGCGGGGACCGGGACGCGGCCGGCAGACTACTCGGCGAAGCGCGCCGGTTGTTCGAGCGGTGCGGCATGCTCGCCCGTACGACCGAGGTGGACAGCCAGCTGGCCGCAGCTGGCATCGCGGCTAGATGA
- a CDS encoding WD40 repeat domain-containing protein, which translates to MDSPRTGPHRTFAHGWVELLTGRDGRLDLVDGRQLLDPVTGRAGRDRSGRHRWEVTALAAGRLHGRDVVVSGDRLGTVWVRDGVSGAPVGEVLRTDGKVTALAIGDHQGRAAVFVAGNDSPWGPDAAMMLTVWDPDTGERTHVYGDAKDATVRARLVDGPAAQTAIHALVTFAGRIVTVEAAGSGLCVCEPETGSPVGPVFGDDEPFRTAATTVDDRLLVATLEKGRVRVWSARTGEPVGPPLEPPTDDPFWEVWLGPVAGRLTVFAQTRSGSVRAFTPDTGEPAPVAVVDGLHVASMVVADLDGRTTVASKDNNDPYSASVLVWTVPCGGAPELVGRFGSNASHVVLAAAGGRPTVVTGAVDGGVRQFDLTTGVQSPSLYHGCDTSGPMVVTEVDSRPTLVGGGSDGLVWLWDAVSGTPLTRRPLPDTENVMHLAAARWSGRTVVAVGDAFWRGDTYYQRVRLWDLATWAPIGMPLTVAGTYGHLTCVAVGDSLLVLLAPSYDEPLIRWDPASGEVREDRHRTQVTALTAGMVAGRTVVATAEEGRGVRVWDAATGDDLCIVTGHPGPVSAVGIGRVGARAVCATGGHDGTARVWDLASGAPLGEPYVIRHNPNWVRDPQTGRWGEEIFNAGRYAVNAVVVTDWDGRPALAARAVRQHATDGPVLWFLNDPPAPTGHRLEITCIAAGTVAGRAVFVTGSVDGSLLRWDAATGQLTGEPLTAGTPHPAPITCVALAEVDGRSVVVAGDKSGDILCWDAASGERLPPLGRFVGPVHELSVARHDGRVLVLAGGSDEDHRDDIGVGVEEDQDEDAFGISSEVEFDSEFFDSANPVTVFRCWDLGTGEPYGETQRLARYWHLVRQELTVVDGRFVAATLIGAAVVDIPGDCGVWAWDVETRQRVGPTHGYLAEDHPAFAVTLVDGRAAAVFTEDIYSDPDDEAEEPERGLQVRDLATGERIGATFRDHKCGDSQYADAVTSSVHRGQPVVFSSCAGTLRGWDPRTGEAIPPNPIAEVRLYSLAAAVVAGEPVVAGYGFEDTAPQIWNAVSGRAIR; encoded by the coding sequence ATGGACAGTCCGCGAACGGGGCCGCATCGCACCTTCGCGCACGGCTGGGTCGAGTTGCTGACCGGCCGGGACGGTCGACTTGACCTGGTCGATGGCCGACAGCTCCTCGACCCGGTGACCGGGCGGGCCGGCCGGGACCGCTCGGGCCGGCATCGGTGGGAGGTGACCGCCCTGGCCGCCGGCCGTCTGCATGGCAGGGACGTCGTGGTGTCCGGCGACCGCCTGGGTACGGTCTGGGTCCGCGACGGGGTATCCGGCGCCCCCGTCGGTGAGGTGTTACGCACCGACGGGAAGGTGACCGCCCTCGCGATCGGCGACCACCAGGGGCGGGCGGCCGTGTTCGTGGCCGGTAACGACAGCCCGTGGGGCCCGGATGCCGCGATGATGCTCACCGTGTGGGATCCGGACACTGGTGAACGCACGCACGTGTACGGCGACGCGAAGGACGCCACGGTCCGTGCCCGGTTGGTTGACGGGCCGGCCGCGCAGACCGCCATCCATGCCCTGGTCACGTTCGCCGGGCGCATCGTCACGGTGGAAGCTGCCGGGTCCGGGCTGTGCGTGTGCGAGCCGGAGACCGGCTCGCCGGTCGGTCCGGTGTTCGGCGATGACGAGCCGTTCCGGACAGCGGCGACGACCGTCGACGACCGGCTCCTGGTGGCGACGTTGGAGAAGGGACGTGTGCGGGTGTGGTCCGCCCGCACCGGGGAGCCGGTCGGACCGCCTCTGGAGCCACCGACCGACGACCCCTTCTGGGAGGTGTGGTTGGGGCCGGTGGCGGGTCGGCTGACCGTGTTCGCCCAGACCCGCTCAGGGAGCGTGCGGGCTTTCACCCCGGACACTGGCGAACCGGCGCCGGTTGCGGTGGTCGACGGGCTCCACGTGGCGTCGATGGTCGTGGCGGACCTCGACGGACGCACCACGGTCGCGTCAAAGGACAACAACGATCCGTACTCCGCGTCCGTACTGGTGTGGACCGTTCCGTGCGGCGGTGCACCGGAACTGGTCGGCCGGTTCGGGTCGAACGCCAGCCACGTTGTCCTCGCCGCCGCCGGCGGCCGGCCGACCGTGGTCACCGGTGCCGTCGACGGTGGCGTGCGCCAGTTCGACCTCACGACGGGAGTGCAGTCCCCCAGCCTCTACCACGGCTGCGACACCAGCGGGCCGATGGTCGTGACCGAGGTCGACTCGCGGCCGACGCTGGTCGGCGGTGGCTCCGACGGGCTGGTCTGGCTCTGGGACGCGGTGAGCGGCACACCGCTGACGCGCCGGCCCTTGCCCGACACCGAGAACGTGATGCACCTGGCGGCCGCCCGGTGGTCGGGCCGCACAGTGGTGGCCGTCGGTGACGCATTCTGGAGGGGCGACACCTACTACCAGCGGGTCCGGCTGTGGGACCTCGCCACCTGGGCACCGATCGGCATGCCGCTGACCGTCGCCGGAACCTACGGGCACCTGACGTGCGTCGCCGTCGGCGATAGCCTGCTGGTGCTGCTCGCCCCCAGCTACGACGAGCCCCTGATCCGCTGGGATCCGGCCAGTGGTGAGGTCCGTGAGGATCGGCATCGGACCCAGGTCACCGCGCTCACGGCGGGAATGGTCGCCGGGCGGACGGTCGTGGCGACCGCCGAGGAGGGCCGGGGCGTGCGGGTGTGGGACGCGGCCACCGGCGACGACCTGTGCATTGTCACCGGCCATCCGGGACCGGTGTCCGCCGTCGGCATCGGCCGGGTCGGCGCCCGCGCCGTCTGCGCCACCGGCGGTCATGACGGCACCGCCCGGGTCTGGGACCTGGCGAGCGGAGCGCCGCTGGGCGAGCCGTACGTAATCAGACACAACCCCAACTGGGTCCGCGACCCGCAGACCGGTCGATGGGGTGAGGAGATATTCAACGCCGGTAGGTACGCGGTCAACGCCGTGGTGGTCACCGACTGGGACGGACGGCCGGCGCTGGCGGCCCGGGCGGTACGGCAACACGCCACGGACGGGCCGGTGCTGTGGTTCCTCAACGACCCGCCGGCCCCGACCGGACACCGCCTGGAGATCACGTGCATCGCCGCCGGAACGGTCGCCGGCCGGGCCGTCTTCGTCACCGGCAGCGTGGACGGGAGCCTGCTGCGGTGGGACGCGGCCACGGGGCAGCTCACCGGCGAGCCGCTCACCGCAGGCACCCCGCACCCCGCTCCGATCACCTGTGTGGCCCTGGCCGAAGTCGACGGCCGCAGCGTCGTCGTGGCCGGCGACAAGAGCGGCGACATCCTGTGCTGGGACGCCGCCAGTGGTGAACGGCTGCCGCCGCTGGGCCGGTTCGTCGGACCCGTCCATGAGCTGTCCGTGGCCAGGCACGACGGCCGCGTCCTCGTCCTGGCCGGAGGCAGCGACGAGGACCACCGCGACGACATCGGCGTTGGCGTCGAGGAGGACCAGGACGAGGACGCCTTCGGCATCTCGTCCGAGGTTGAATTCGACAGCGAATTCTTCGACAGCGCCAATCCCGTCACCGTGTTCCGCTGCTGGGATCTCGGCACCGGCGAACCGTACGGCGAGACGCAGCGGCTCGCCAGGTACTGGCACCTGGTTCGTCAGGAGCTGACGGTGGTCGACGGAAGGTTCGTCGCCGCGACGTTGATCGGGGCGGCCGTGGTCGACATCCCGGGCGACTGCGGCGTGTGGGCGTGGGACGTCGAAACCCGCCAGCGGGTCGGACCGACCCACGGGTACCTGGCGGAGGATCACCCCGCCTTCGCGGTTACCTTGGTGGACGGTCGAGCCGCAGCGGTGTTCACCGAGGACATCTACTCCGATCCCGACGATGAGGCGGAGGAACCGGAGCGCGGTCTCCAGGTGCGTGACCTCGCCACCGGCGAGCGGATCGGCGCGACGTTCCGCGACCACAAGTGCGGCGACTCGCAGTACGCGGACGCGGTTACCTCGTCGGTGCACCGGGGGCAGCCCGTCGTCTTCAGCTCCTGCGCTGGCACCCTGCGGGGATGGGATCCCCGCACCGGTGAGGCGATCCCGCCGAACCCCATCGCCGAGGTGCGGCTGTACTCCCTCGCGGCAGCGGTCGTCGCCGGGGAACCGGTCGTCGCCGGATACGGCTTCGAGGACACTGCGCCACAGATCTGGAACGCGGTCTCCGGCAGGGCGATCCGCTGA
- a CDS encoding PQQ-dependent sugar dehydrogenase translates to MKLRTVLGAGLAAGLAATGVGVAAAAGAAPAAGDRAADPIGTNALGDFDFSRPAVAATGLQVPWGMDFLPDGSALVAQRGTGQVVRVRPGQQPQPVVTIPDATPVSEGGLLGLAVSPTFAQDDYVYVYYTTSTDNRIVRFRLTAPQNRQPILTGLARSAIHNGGRIAFGPDGMLYAGVGDAGQTSHAQNQQSRNGKILRMRPDGGAPADNPFPGSLVYSLGHRHVQGLAWDAQGRLYATEFGQNAWDEINLIIAGGNYGWPIVEGRANDPRFRDPLLVWTPAEASPSGAAIVGNRLYVATLRGNRLWNVPLDGSGGVGTPSAELLGSYGRLRTVEYGPDGWLWVTTSNRDGRGQPAADDDRILRFPPLDAVTPPPTTAPPTTAPPTTAPPTTPPPPTTAPPTTPPPSGSCQVSYQVNQWGSGFTADVRITNRGASLNGWTLTWTFAGNQQITNGWNSQISQSGQAVTARNAAWNANLPTNGTVSFGFQATYSGSNPGPTDFRLDGTACQTD, encoded by the coding sequence ATGAAGCTCAGAACCGTGCTGGGGGCCGGCCTCGCCGCCGGCCTCGCCGCGACAGGTGTCGGCGTCGCCGCGGCGGCCGGCGCCGCTCCGGCCGCCGGTGACCGGGCGGCCGACCCGATCGGCACGAACGCCCTCGGCGACTTCGACTTCTCCCGCCCCGCGGTGGCCGCGACCGGACTCCAGGTGCCGTGGGGGATGGACTTCCTGCCCGACGGCAGCGCGCTGGTGGCCCAGCGCGGCACCGGCCAGGTGGTCCGGGTGCGGCCCGGGCAGCAGCCGCAGCCGGTGGTCACGATCCCCGACGCGACCCCGGTCAGTGAGGGCGGTCTGCTCGGACTCGCGGTCTCGCCGACGTTCGCGCAGGACGACTACGTCTACGTCTACTACACCACCTCGACCGACAACCGGATCGTCCGGTTCCGGCTCACCGCACCGCAGAACCGGCAGCCGATCCTCACCGGGCTGGCCCGGTCGGCCATTCACAACGGCGGCCGGATCGCGTTCGGCCCCGACGGCATGCTCTACGCCGGTGTCGGCGACGCCGGGCAGACCTCGCACGCGCAGAATCAGCAGAGCCGCAACGGCAAGATCCTGCGGATGCGCCCGGACGGCGGCGCCCCGGCCGACAACCCCTTCCCGGGATCGCTCGTCTACAGCCTCGGCCACCGGCACGTCCAAGGGCTGGCCTGGGACGCGCAGGGCCGGCTCTACGCCACCGAGTTCGGACAGAATGCCTGGGACGAGATCAACCTGATCATCGCCGGTGGCAACTACGGCTGGCCGATCGTCGAAGGTCGGGCCAACGATCCCCGGTTCCGCGACCCGCTGCTGGTCTGGACCCCCGCTGAGGCCTCGCCGAGCGGCGCCGCGATCGTCGGGAACCGGCTGTACGTCGCCACGCTGCGCGGCAACCGGCTGTGGAACGTGCCGCTCGACGGGTCCGGCGGCGTCGGCACCCCGAGCGCCGAACTGCTCGGCAGTTACGGGCGGCTACGTACCGTCGAGTACGGACCGGACGGCTGGCTCTGGGTGACCACCAGCAACCGGGACGGTCGGGGGCAGCCGGCCGCCGACGACGACCGGATTCTGCGCTTCCCGCCCCTCGACGCCGTGACCCCGCCACCCACCACCGCCCCACCCACCACGGCCCCGCCGACCACCGCACCCCCGACCACGCCACCGCCGCCGACCACGGCCCCGCCGACCACCCCGCCGCCGAGCGGTAGCTGCCAGGTCTCCTACCAGGTCAACCAGTGGGGGAGCGGGTTCACCGCGGACGTCCGGATCACCAACCGCGGCGCGTCGCTGAACGGCTGGACACTGACCTGGACCTTCGCCGGCAACCAGCAGATCACCAACGGATGGAACAGCCAGATCAGCCAGTCCGGTCAGGCGGTGACCGCCCGCAACGCCGCCTGGAACGCCAATCTGCCGACCAACGGCACGGTCAGCTTCGGCTTCCAGGCGACCTACAGCGGCAGCAACCCCGGCCCGACCGACTTCCGACTCGACGGGACCGCGTGTCAGACCGACTGA
- a CDS encoding S1 family peptidase: MRRRHVSLAMAAVLTGALLATVEPVSAEPLQADRPAPAVGRLAAGPAVDPAAASLAADRGIGLAEATRRIRWQHDASSLAAEAATALGRDTFGGMWFGADDDRIKIGYVAAGAAAGSARAADVADTVDAVAAGHDLADVTDTVPVRHSLADLLAANDWIGDRLEQVDQNAKWPMKGSYRTDGNVVRLGVPAPDDRTAAQQALVDEAKRRYGSMLDIYPYTDRPVTSACSFPYCDPPLRAGVRIDPAGCTLGFLARSRSNNLLYAFTAGHCVDDRPSGTVYYTRFPNNEIHNIGPAHNEVFGLDGDAAIIRVVNETGWQSRGLVYVLASAANGGAAGTTYYPDYPISADGGSSMNMRVCKSGAVGGTSCGLVTDLGVTVTYTDEGVTVRHLGEANYCTSRGDSGGPIYAQRTAYGLVSGRSSGTSPCVSFYQGIRGAENLLNVNVVFE, from the coding sequence ATGAGACGACGACACGTCAGCCTTGCCATGGCGGCGGTCCTGACGGGGGCCCTGCTCGCCACTGTGGAGCCGGTGTCGGCCGAGCCGCTCCAGGCCGACCGACCGGCACCTGCCGTCGGCCGGCTCGCCGCCGGTCCCGCCGTCGACCCGGCGGCCGCCAGTCTCGCCGCCGACCGGGGGATCGGCCTGGCCGAGGCGACCCGCCGGATCCGGTGGCAGCACGACGCGTCGTCGTTGGCCGCCGAGGCGGCCACGGCGCTGGGCCGGGACACGTTCGGTGGTATGTGGTTCGGTGCCGACGACGACCGGATCAAGATCGGCTACGTCGCCGCCGGTGCCGCAGCCGGGTCGGCCCGGGCCGCCGATGTCGCCGACACCGTGGACGCGGTCGCCGCCGGCCACGATCTCGCCGACGTCACCGACACCGTGCCGGTCCGGCACTCGCTGGCCGACCTGCTCGCCGCTAACGACTGGATCGGCGACCGGTTGGAGCAGGTCGACCAGAATGCGAAATGGCCGATGAAGGGCAGCTACCGTACGGACGGCAACGTCGTGCGACTGGGCGTGCCGGCACCGGACGATCGCACCGCCGCGCAGCAGGCGCTGGTGGACGAGGCCAAGCGTCGGTACGGGTCGATGTTGGATATCTATCCGTACACCGACCGGCCGGTGACCAGTGCCTGTTCCTTCCCGTACTGCGATCCACCGTTGCGGGCCGGCGTCCGGATCGACCCCGCCGGTTGCACACTCGGGTTCCTGGCCCGCAGCCGCAGCAACAACCTGCTGTACGCCTTCACCGCCGGACACTGCGTGGACGACCGGCCGAGTGGGACGGTGTACTACACCCGGTTCCCCAACAACGAGATCCACAACATCGGTCCGGCGCACAACGAGGTCTTCGGCCTCGACGGCGACGCGGCCATCATCCGGGTGGTCAACGAGACCGGCTGGCAGTCCCGAGGACTGGTCTACGTGCTCGCCTCGGCCGCCAACGGCGGCGCGGCCGGCACCACCTACTACCCCGACTACCCGATCTCCGCCGACGGCGGCAGCTCGATGAACATGCGTGTCTGCAAGAGCGGCGCCGTTGGAGGGACGAGCTGCGGTCTGGTCACCGACCTCGGGGTGACCGTCACCTACACCGACGAGGGCGTGACCGTACGCCATCTCGGCGAGGCCAACTACTGCACCTCGCGGGGCGACAGTGGCGGCCCGATCTACGCGCAGCGGACCGCGTACGGCCTGGTGTCCGGTCGTAGCAGCGGGACGAGCCCGTGTGTCTCCTTCTACCAGGGCATCCGTGGCGCCGAGAATCTGCTGAACGTGAACGTGGTGTTCGAGTGA